One segment of Mycobacterium spongiae DNA contains the following:
- a CDS encoding PE family protein: MSFLFGTPEAIGAAAKDVAGIGSMLDAANGAAAAATTEIAAAAEDEISLAVAALFSGHARDYQTISAAVAGLHTRFVQALAGGAGSYANAEAANASLARSAEQELLNMLNAVNATSQTLTGRPLIGNGANGAPGTGHNGGDGGWLYGNGGNGGSGGQGQNGGNGGSAGLFGNGGFGGAGGAGASGAAGQPGSAGGRGGSGGAGGWIHGHGGSGGIGGAGGNATAPSGTSMGFNGGSGGNGGSGGRGGLLFGDGGHGSAGGAGGQATSDTAAAFPGTGGSGGLGGNGGHGGWLVGNGGNGGDSGGGGGVVSASGAVNGANGGFGGLLAGNGGNGGLFGNGGAGGSGGLGGAGATGSDVSGESGSGGDGGMGGNALLFGHGGAGGGGGNGAAGADGTASGNDGGNGGSGGLAGDAGDGGWLFGHGGDGGTGGSGGDGGAGVIQGDSGPGGVGGAGGTVGSIQLPGGIELDGLGLFGNGGNGGNGGDIGAGPQVFQQGAAGGDGGQGGLLHGNGGNGGNGGNGGSGGAGLLSGVGGQGGSAVLFGNGGAGGNGGAGGTGVPFSAGAHGSSGGAGGAGGVLFGDGGAGGVGGAGGEGGPGQDGGNGGAGGVGGAGGIVFGNGGSGGSGAIGGAAGSGGSAGSGGAGGNGGNAALLVGNGGNGGAGVPPASGGVGGKAGLIGSPGQDGPA, translated from the coding sequence GTGTCGTTCTTGTTCGGGACGCCCGAAGCGATCGGGGCAGCAGCAAAGGACGTGGCCGGGATCGGTTCGATGCTCGACGCGGCCAACGGCGCCGCAGCCGCCGCAACCACCGAGATCGCGGCCGCAGCCGAAGATGAGATCTCGCTGGCGGTGGCCGCGTTGTTCTCCGGCCACGCCCGCGACTATCAGACGATCAGCGCCGCTGTCGCGGGGTTGCACACCCGGTTCGTTCAGGCGTTGGCCGGGGGCGCCGGGTCCTATGCCAACGCGGAGGCGGCCAACGCATCACTGGCGCGCAGTGCGGAGCAAGAGCTGCTCAACATGCTCAATGCCGTCAACGCGACCAGCCAAACGTTGACGGGGCGCCCACTGATCGGCAACGGCGCCAACGGAGCCCCCGGCACCGGGCACAACGGCGGCGATGGCGGCTGGCTGTACGGCAACGGCGGCAACGGTGGCTCCGGCGGGCAAGGCCAGAACGGGGGCAACGGCGGGTCCGCAGGGTTGTTCGGCAACGGCGGCTTCGGGGGTGCAGGCGGGGCCGGCGCCAGCGGAGCGGCGGGTCAGCCGGGGAGTGCGGGCGGTCGGGGCGGCAGCGGCGGTGCCGGCGGATGGATCCACGGCCACGGCGGAAGCGGCGGGATCGGCGGCGCTGGCGGGAATGCCACGGCACCCTCGGGCACGTCCATGGGCTTCAACGGCGGCAGCGGCGGCAATGGGGGTTCCGGCGGTCGCGGTGGACTCCTGTTCGGCGACGGCGGCCACGGGTCGGCCGGGGGGGCCGGCGGACAAGCCACCAGCGACACCGCCGCGGCCTTCCCTGGCACCGGTGGATCCGGGGGCTTGGGTGGCAACGGCGGCCATGGCGGCTGGCTGGTCGGCAATGGCGGCAACGGCGGAGACAGCGGCGGCGGCGGTGGCGTGGTCTCCGCTTCGGGCGCCGTCAACGGCGCCAACGGTGGTTTCGGTGGCCTTCTCGCCGGCAACGGCGGCAACGGCGGGCTATTCGGCAACGGTGGTGCCGGCGGTAGCGGCGGACTCGGGGGCGCCGGCGCGACCGGCTCCGATGTCAGTGGCGAAAGCGGAAGCGGCGGCGACGGCGGTATGGGCGGCAATGCCTTGCTATTTGGCCATGGCGGTGCTGGAGGCGGCGGCGGCAATGGAGCGGCAGGCGCCGATGGCACCGCCAGTGGCAACGACGGCGGCAACGGCGGTAGCGGCGGCCTCGCCGGTGACGCCGGCGACGGGGGGTGGCTGTTCGGTCACGGCGGCGACGGCGGCACCGGGGGCTCGGGAGGAGACGGCGGTGCCGGTGTTATCCAAGGCGATTCCGGTCCGGGCGGCGTCGGCGGTGCCGGCGGCACAGTCGGCTCGATACAGCTACCCGGCGGGATCGAATTAGATGGTCTTGGGCTGTTCGGCAACGGCGGCAACGGCGGCAACGGCGGCGACATCGGCGCCGGCCCGCAGGTTTTTCAACAAGGCGCGGCAGGCGGTGACGGGGGCCAGGGCGGCCTGTTGCACGGCAATGGCGGCAACGGCGGCAACGGCGGTAACGGCGGCAGCGGAGGAGCCGGATTGCTCAGTGGCGTCGGCGGCCAGGGTGGATCGGCCGTGCTATTCGGCAATGGCGGGGCCGGTGGCAATGGCGGGGCCGGCGGCACCGGCGTCCCCTTCAGCGCCGGCGCTCATGGCAGCAGCGGCGGCGCTGGCGGCGCCGGCGGTGTGCTGTTCGGTGACGGCGGCGCGGGCGGGGTGGGCGGCGCCGGCGGCGAAGGTGGTCCTGGACAGGACGGCGGCAATGGCGGCGCCGGCGGGGTCGGCGGCGCCGGCGGAATCGTGTTCGGCAACGGCGGCTCTGGCGGAAGTGGCGCCATCGGTGGTGCTGC